One region of bacterium genomic DNA includes:
- the xseB gene encoding exodeoxyribonuclease VII small subunit: protein MKFEDALKRLEEIVRILEKQEIGLDESIFLFEEGIALKKLCQEKLLSAERKIKIISEGEEDRLVEKENSFD, encoded by the coding sequence ATGAAATTTGAGGATGCATTGAAAAGATTGGAGGAGATTGTCCGAATCTTAGAAAAGCAAGAGATTGGTTTGGATGAATCCATATTCCTTTTTGAGGAAGGAATTGCTTTAAAAAAGCTCTGCCAAGAAAAGCTTTTGAGTGCAGAGAGAAAGATAAAAATAATCAGTGAAGGAGAAGAAGATAGATTGGTTGAAAAAGAAAATAGCTTTGATTGA
- a CDS encoding YqaA family protein — protein sequence MIQDLINWTIHWASTPYGVYALFILSFVESSFFPVPPDLLLIALCLLNPKISLFYATVCAIASVLGGMVGYFIGFFGGRPLAERLFKKEKIEIVHNYFQKYEAWAIFIAAFTPIPYKVFTIAGGVFYINFLKFIIASIFGRSGRFFIVGCLIMLFGERVKGMIKGHFEAFTIIFTLLLIGGFYCLKHIKIKK from the coding sequence ATGATACAAGATTTAATTAACTGGACAATTCATTGGGCAAGTACACCCTATGGTGTATATGCCTTGTTTATCTTATCCTTTGTTGAATCAAGTTTTTTCCCTGTTCCTCCAGATCTTCTTTTAATAGCCCTTTGTCTATTAAATCCAAAGATTAGCCTATTCTATGCCACTGTGTGCGCCATTGCCTCTGTTTTGGGAGGTATGGTTGGCTATTTTATTGGATTTTTTGGAGGTCGTCCATTAGCAGAAAGGCTTTTTAAAAAGGAAAAAATAGAGATTGTCCATAATTATTTCCAGAAATATGAAGCATGGGCAATATTTATTGCGGCATTTACGCCCATTCCATACAAGGTATTTACCATAGCTGGTGGCGTATTCTATATAAATTTTTTAAAATTCATTATTGCCTCTATATTTGGAAGGAGTGGAAGGTTTTTTATTGTTGGATGCCTTATTATGCTCTTTGGAGAAAGGGTAAAGGGGATGATAAAGGGACATTTTGAAGCTTTTACAATAATCTTTACCCTCCTTCTTATTGGTGGATTTTATTGCTTAAAGCATATTAAAATAAAGAAATGA
- a CDS encoding protein-L-isoaspartate O-methyltransferase, whose protein sequence is KDEGIMVIPIGERYIQKLVVVTKEKGMIKEQDEGGCVFVPLIGEYGFKE, encoded by the coding sequence TAAGGATGAAGGGATTATGGTTATCCCAATTGGAGAAAGGTATATCCAGAAACTTGTTGTTGTAACAAAGGAAAAGGGGATGATAAAGGAGCAGGATGAGGGAGGATGTGTATTTGTCCCCCTTATTGGAGAATATGGGTTTAAGGAATGA
- a CDS encoding protein-L-isoaspartate(D-aspartate) O-methyltransferase, which produces MEEDIYRKRRIMMVKEQIEGRGIRDKGVLSAMLDIPRDVFVGENEKEDAYKDFPLPIGYGQTISQPYIVALMTSLLKLQGDEAVLEIGTGSGYQAAILSHLAAKVWTIERISELKDRAKKTLEKLGIKNVSVIVGNGTLGLPEYAPYDRIIITAASPDIP; this is translated from the coding sequence ATGGAAGAAGATATTTATAGAAAAAGAAGGATAATGATGGTTAAGGAGCAGATAGAGGGAAGGGGGATTAGGGATAAAGGGGTTTTATCTGCAATGTTAGATATTCCAAGGGATGTATTTGTTGGTGAAAATGAAAAAGAGGATGCATATAAGGATTTTCCCCTTCCCATTGGTTATGGTCAAACAATCTCCCAGCCATACATTGTTGCCTTGATGACATCCCTTCTTAAATTGCAGGGAGACGAGGCTGTTTTAGAAATAGGAACAGGCTCTGGCTATCAGGCTGCAATATTAAGCCATTTGGCAGCTAAGGTTTGGACAATTGAAAGGATTTCTGAATTAAAAGATAGGGCAAAAAAGACATTAGAGAAACTTGGGATTAAAAATGTTAGTGTTATAGTTGGCAATGGAACATTGGGGCTTCCAGAATATGCACCCTATGATAGGATAATTATAACAGCCGCATCACCTGATATTCC
- a CDS encoding ASKHA domain-containing protein — translation MVKITFEPSKMEIEIDEKETILSAITKSSLFIPAGCGGDGTCGKCRVILEDGEVFPEVKKGDFILACQVKPKSDLKIRIPEFSPILDKNVLKNGSLFEDSSLIQEFNLSPLIEKRYIELSPPTQHDNIDDIGRIKREIGLDYGTSFNCLKTISKELRKDNFKITATIKDKEIIRIEPGNKEERHYALSFDIGTTSVYGRLLDLGNKRILAEASDYNKQIIYGDDVITRIVYSQKKDGLYALQSKVVETMEGIINELLYETKIEKDEISYIVCAGNTTMTHLLLGIDPKYIREEPYVPAFVNHIPIKTESIGLKFSLPTLLYTIPLVSSYIGGDITGGIVACKMAKSSALTLYVDLGTNGEIVLGNCDFLLSASTSAGPAFEGGGIKCGMRAQRGAIDEIVIDKMGEPEITTIGGIKPRGICGAGIIEILPQMLFAGIINQKAKFEPRIKNKRIREKEYVIAFANETLNNSELVITSADIDNIVRAKAAIFAGISVLLKTADIKPSDIERVIIAGNLGSHIIPEKAIQIGLFPEIPLDRFHFFGNGSLIGATMASFSKDIMREIEKTAGSITNIELSNSSDFMNEYIASMFIPHTDCEKFPKVWKNLPCV, via the coding sequence ATGGTTAAAATTACCTTTGAGCCATCAAAAATGGAGATAGAAATAGACGAAAAGGAGACCATTCTTTCAGCAATAACAAAATCCTCTTTATTTATTCCAGCAGGGTGTGGTGGAGATGGAACCTGTGGAAAATGTAGAGTTATCCTTGAGGATGGAGAGGTTTTTCCAGAGGTAAAAAAAGGAGATTTTATCCTTGCCTGTCAGGTAAAACCAAAATCAGACCTTAAAATAAGAATTCCAGAATTTTCTCCCATATTAGACAAAAATGTCTTAAAAAATGGTTCTTTGTTTGAGGATTCCTCCCTTATTCAAGAATTTAATCTCTCTCCTTTAATTGAAAAAAGATACATTGAGCTTTCACCTCCAACACAACATGATAATATTGATGATATAGGAAGGATAAAGAGAGAAATTGGGCTAGATTATGGCACTTCATTCAATTGTCTTAAAACCATTTCAAAGGAATTAAGGAAGGATAATTTTAAAATAACGGCAACAATAAAGGATAAAGAGATAATTAGAATAGAGCCAGGGAATAAAGAAGAAAGGCATTATGCCTTATCGTTTGACATTGGAACAACCTCTGTCTATGGAAGGCTTCTTGATTTAGGAAACAAAAGAATTCTTGCTGAGGCATCAGATTATAACAAGCAAATTATCTACGGCGATGATGTTATTACAAGGATTGTCTATTCACAAAAGAAAGATGGGCTTTACGCTCTCCAAAGCAAGGTTGTTGAAACAATGGAGGGAATAATCAATGAGCTTCTTTATGAGACAAAAATAGAGAAAGATGAAATTTCTTATATTGTCTGTGCTGGAAATACAACAATGACACATTTATTGCTTGGAATAGACCCAAAGTATATAAGGGAAGAGCCATATGTTCCAGCATTTGTAAATCACATTCCAATTAAGACAGAATCTATTGGCCTTAAATTTAGCTTACCAACCCTCCTTTATACCATTCCCCTTGTTTCTTCATATATTGGAGGTGATATAACAGGAGGCATTGTTGCCTGCAAAATGGCAAAATCTTCTGCTCTTACCCTCTATGTTGATTTAGGAACAAATGGTGAGATTGTCCTGGGAAATTGCGATTTTCTCCTTTCTGCTTCCACATCAGCAGGTCCTGCATTTGAAGGAGGAGGGATTAAGTGTGGAATGAGGGCACAAAGGGGAGCAATTGATGAGATTGTAATAGATAAAATGGGAGAGCCTGAAATTACTACCATTGGAGGGATAAAACCAAGGGGTATATGTGGTGCAGGCATTATTGAGATTCTGCCTCAAATGCTCTTTGCAGGAATAATAAACCAAAAGGCAAAATTTGAGCCAAGAATAAAAAATAAAAGGATAAGAGAAAAAGAATATGTTATTGCGTTTGCTAATGAAACCTTAAATAACAGTGAGCTTGTAATAACAAGCGCTGATATTGATAATATAGTGAGGGCAAAGGCAGCAATATTTGCGGGAATATCTGTTCTTCTTAAAACAGCGGATATAAAGCCAAGTGATATTGAAAGGGTAATAATTGCAGGAAACCTTGGCTCTCATATAATCCCAGAAAAAGCAATTCAAATTGGGCTATTTCCCGAGATACCTTTGGATAGATTCCATTTCTTTGGCAATGGCTCTTTAATTGGAGCAACAATGGCTTCTTTTTCAAAAGATATAATGAGAGAAATAGAGAAAACAGCGGGTTCTATTACAAACATAGAGCTTTCAAATTCTTCTGATTTTATGAATGAATACATTGCATCTATGTTTATTCCACATACAGATTGCGAGAAATTCCCAAAGGTATGGAAAAATTTGCCATGTGTTTAG